Genomic DNA from Kluyveromyces lactis strain NRRL Y-1140 chromosome C complete sequence:
GACTCTGTGATGGattcaattccaattccGCATTTCCATGTATATTCGTATTAATATGATCGGCTCTCTTGAAGGAATCCTTAAACCTATGCCAAACACTTGATTTTGCAGCGTACTCCTCGTCCGATTGAGAGAACGTTTTCTCATAGTATTCAGCTTCACCTTCAATACTTGGGAACCCTTCTGATTGTATTATAGTATCTGATTTATCATTATGTTTAACGTCACTGCCAACAGGACTTATAAAGTCTGAATTAGAAGATCCAGTAGCACCAGTCATGGTAAGATTTGACGCAGTCTAGCATATACTTCTTGAAGATATGAACTCTTAAAGAATAAGGACGACCACGGTTGCAGAGAATATGTGACAACCACATAGCAAAATGAAATCGACCACTCTACATATacttttatatatatatatatttatattatAAAATcgctgaaaagaaaatcaacaCACACCGAAAACATTCCAAGACTCCAACATTACTTTTCGGTGTCATGTATTGCGTCCCAGATAATCACTAGGAACATTATAATACATCATCTCATTCTTAAATCGATCAGTATATTACTTACCAACTACTAACTAGAGTGATTTCTGAGTTATCAGGACCAAATCATCCAATTTACTAACCATGGGCAGGTGGGGGAAGGAACTGAGGGAAAAGGCAATCAGAATACGATTGCCATCTCTTTGGCTGAGGCTAAGCTACGCATCTAACAGCTTCTAAAGTACCTCCAGTCTTGGATCGCTCAATGGCTACATCGTCTCATCTCGTCATCTTGTGACACACTTCTTAACGTTACTGcgaatgaaaaaaagtaaagaaaataaGATTGTGCCAtgaaccaaaagaaaagaccGCAAACTGCATacaaaaagattcaataCGCCACTTTCGAACAATCCCTGGCGCGGGATTCTAAGGGCTGTCCAGAGAAGAGCCTTAAATATTCCTGGAACAACCCATACACCTTcctatttctttttcaaatgatcAGCTTCACCCAGTTAATACCGCAGCAATGAAAGAATATGGTCCTGCAGTTTCCATTTCTCGATGGAGCTTCCAGTAGAGGATGTAGCCATCACCTGCAAGGGCGACAAAATAGAAAACTGAAActaaaataaaaaggaaCGAGGTGGAAAACCCAAATTGGGCTAAGAGAAACGGTCTACGGAGgttctatttctttttttataAGAAAGATAGGGTAATAATCTCGGTGCTTTTAGTTTAATGGCACTTGAGAGAACGGGTTTAAGGTTCCAATATAGCCCAGACAGTTATAGCTTTATCGGAACAAACGAATGAGCGGTGGTGATAGCGTTCGGCGACAAAAATCCAATGCAACACGGACTGAAGCTCTATCCAAAAAACTGAAAGGAAAGTGCCCTCGTGATTTATATTTACAGGGCATTTGCGCGCTGTAGCACGCGTCTTATCTTTTTGCTGTACTTGGCAAAAGGAAACTTCCGGCTTCCGGCTAAGTGTAACCCGGCCATGGCCGGGTTACGATTAATCCTTTTGCCAAGTACAGCAAAACAAAATGGGCAGGAGTGAAAGATCACGTGCCTGTGGGTCGTTACCCTTCCCTCCCCTAACTTCTCATTTTCATGCTCTCAAAAGGAAGAAGGAAACTGCTTTTTGTTAGAGCTCTTTTCCATGTCAGTTGACAGTCGAATTTCAGGACTacagtattttttttttttggccAGGAATTAGTTCAACAATACAAATTACCTTAACAAACAAAAGCTCAATCTATACTGCCGAGagttagaagaagaaaaagcgAGTCTTTAAACATTCATTGAATCCTGTTTCTCCATTCTTCAACGCCTATATATATAACCACAGTTTGAAATGTcagaagaacaagaacaaaaggTGGATGTTAAGCCAGAAACACATATTAACTTGAAGGTTTCGGATGGATCCAGTgagatcttcttcaagatcaaaaagACCACTCCATTAAAAAGATTAATGGAGGCATTTGCTAAGAGACAAGGTAAAGAGATTGAATCCCTAAGATTCCTTTACGACGGTGTGCGTGTGTTACCAGATCAGACCCCTGAAGATTTGGACATGGAAGATAACGATATCATTGAAGCTCACAGAGAGCAAATTGGTGGTAGTTTGTAATTGGGAGTGTACTTTGCAGCAGTAAGTGGGATCAACTACAGCATTCCCATCCttttttatctttcaatGTAACCTATCTAATGTTATAATAACTGACTATGTATCTGGAATATTAAAACTACTTTGGatgaacaacaagaaaagtGCCCGCAAGCTTATCTGCATTTCCCCAGGGAAAACAGTCGGTATGGAATTAGAAATGAAATCCgaatggaaagaaaaaagagattgGGTATCAAATGGCAGGGCTTATAACAGACCTCCTGCAAATTACCACCCTTGTATTCCTATTTCGATTCGAAAAGCTAGGTTTGCTTCAAGTTTCGCGTTTTTAggtcttttttttttcaagtcATTTTCCTTCCTAGTATGGTGaacattcttttcaattaGTATAACTGTTACAGTAAATGATTTTAGAAAGAATAATTTACCAGAAGTGGAAGAAATATTAGCTGTCTTGTTAATAGTTTTCTGCCACACTCgttttgaatttggtaggttttttcttccattgtTATTTGGCATACATATATACCAAGACGTGAAGTTTAATtgtgtttttctttggtgaaAATTGTACCTGAGGGAAATACTGAGAAATTGAGACAAGGCTCATCACATAAAACTGGAAGTAGATTAAACCATAAAAGTTATCgtgaaaaaaataatttcaattcacTTCAACCATCTTCAACCACGACCAATTGAATTCACTAGACGGTACCAGATATCAGACATAGAGAGTTATTTATCTAGGCAAGCGAATCTCACTCTGATAAAAACGATATATTACACCACATTCATTCTCAtaagaaattatcattcaAACCTTTACGCGACTGGGGAACATTATAACTTGTAGCTTGGCCAATACTATCACAATATATCAGAAATGAACGGTAACGGAATAACGACGTTAAAGGGTGACACAATTGGCCCGTGGAAGTTGGGCTCGACACTGGGTGTTGGCTCAACAGGTAAAGTCGTAATGGCCTATAATGAAACTAAAGGACAACAAGCCGCTGTGAAAattatatcaaaatcaatattCAACGCTCAAGGGTCGACAATGATTGGTGGTAACGATCCTGATGTCTTACCCTATGGTATTGAACGtgaaattatcattatGAAGTTGTTGAATCATCCTAATGTCTTGAGATTATACGATGTTTGGGaaacttcaaaagatttATATATGGTTTTAGAGTACGTTGAAAAAGGTGAGTTATTCAACTTGTTGGTGGAAAGGGGCCCATTACCTGAGAATGAGGCAGTCAGATTTTTCAGACAGATAATTATCGGTATTTCTTACTGCCATGCGTTAGGTATAGTTCATCGTGATTTGAAGCCTGAAAATCTTTTATTAGACCATAAATTCAATGTCAAACTAGCCGATTTCGGTATGGCAGCACtagaatcaaaagataaattACTGGAAACTAGTTGTGGTTCGCCTCATTACGCGGCACCCGAAATTGTCTCGGGCTTGCCATATCACGGTTTTGAATCCGATGTTTGGTCATGTGGTGTTATTCTTTACGCTTTACTGACCGGTAGGTTGccatttgatgaagaagatggcAATATCAGAAATCTCTTGTTAAAGGTTCAAAGTGGGAAATTTGAAATGCCTggagatgatgaaatatcatcGGAAGCCCAAGATTTAATCGCCAGAATCTTAACAGTAGATCCAGAACAAAGAATCAAGACAAGAGAGATCCTAAAGCATCCACTTCTAAGAAAATACCCAAGCATTAAGGACTCTAAATCCATTAGAAACTTACCTCGAGAAGATACCTATTTGAATCCACTATCATTAGAAGGAGGAAATCAATGCGTAGATGAAACTATTTTGCAGAATTTGGTTGTTCTATGGCATGGTAGAAATAAGGAAGACATTATTACGAAGTTGATGGAACCTGGTGCTAATTTAGAAAAGACTTTTTACGCTTTACTGCATAGATTTAAACACGATAATTACCAAGATCAATTGAAGCAACaagaattacaaaagaaacaatctGTCTCTTCGAATTCGCTGATGTACGTTGGATCTTTACCATCTCCTAATAAATCTGATTCCCCAGTCACCActccaaagaagaaaagaacatcaaTCATAGTTGCCTCATCTTCTCACAAAAGACCTGTATCAATGCAAAAACTGAGTAGCCAACATAGCTCACCAGTGAAAAACGGCTCAATAGGTAAACGTTTGAGTAAGACTTTCCCTTCAAACAAGAGAATTTCACAGCTAGTCTCCAATTCGTCTTCTCCAACCCCTGCTGCTCATAAAAGAGTTTCCAGGATAAACGATAGTGCAGCTCCACCCGTCCCTAAAGAAATGCTTCGTGACTACAAAAGACAATCAAAGAGACAATCCAAAAGATTCTCTCTACTGCCTAATATGAAGCGTGGATCTATAACAACGAAACTGATTGCAACGTATGCAAAACTTTCCGAAGACAGTGAATGGGAATACATCGAAAAGGAAACGAAAAGGACAAGTCAGGACTTTGCTACATTGATGGATCAGATTTTCGAGCATGAGAAATACGAACAAATACGGAAAGAGAAGGAAGagttggaaagaaaagtcAACGAAGCTCGTGAGAAGGAGGAAGCTGAAAGAAAGGAACGGGAAAGGATCGAGCGGGAGGAGCAAGAAAGActtgaaagagaagaacGAAAGCGAGCTGAAAGACAGAAGGAATTGCAAGACCAAATGGAAGACGAAATTGCTAAGCTCAAGGCGGAATATGAAGCTGTTCAGGGGAGCTCGGATGAAAGAAACACAGCCAATGGAAGATCTGTCTCTGCTCCGATAGAGACCGATAGAACTGCAAACAAAAGAGATAGTACATTCGGTATAAAGAATGACATCAATGAACTAATCAATACAAGAAACTTCTCTCTACAAACGAGACCAGTTTCCAGACTTGACCCTGGTATCATAGCTGCTGAAAGTAGACTGTCAGCTAACCTAGAAGATGACCAAGCGTCAAAGGAAAAGACTATTCTGGAAACCATTAGACGCTCCAAATTCCTTGGATCGCAATTTAACTTGAACGTTGAATTAGAGAAAGCCCAAAAGGATTTAGTATCTAAAGAGAGACAAGAACAATTGAGAAAGTACTCTGAACAGACTGCAAAGTACGAGGTTCAAAAGTTACCCAAGAATGCTAAAGCAGTTGCAACTCTCAGAGATGACGAAGTTGAACCCAGAAAGCTCTCAGAAGTCAAAGTTCCACAATTTACAAGGAGGTCAAAACATTTCTCTTCCTCTAACAAAAGATTTTCTGTATTGTCACTGTATTCAACTAAGACTTCATTCACGAACCTTGTGGAtcatttgaagaacgaTAATTATCTTGAACCTCTACCTGGCCAACCTGAATACTCATCATCCAAGGTTGCACAGGAACCAGAATTCATGTTTGAGACCGTTGAAGAGCTTGATGAAAATTCTAAGCTGTTCGAAGTACCAGAAACAGAGGAAGGAAAACTAGCTTCTGCCGCCAGAAAGGAATCTACTGATGCCAGAAAACAAAGTACTAATGATAAGGATATTAACTTGCCGTCGTTACCTCCATTGCAGGTATCTCATGACGTAGCCGACGAGAATGGAGCATTAGGGCTTGGCATTTACCAGCCAAACGATCAGACACAAAAGCCCCACAAAACAATGCTCATTGATGAATccattgatgaaaatatatcttcaacatcagaTGTCAGTAGAACTGAAGTCGTAAAAAAGCCTCCATTGAATGATGTTGTGAGGAAAAACAATAATGAGCGTAAGCCACTCGAAGAGATCACCCCCAAGGTGGaaaacaagagaaaaatcTCATTCTTCAGGAAGTTTTCTCAAGGATCTGAGAAGAAACTTGGCCCGGAGAGCTTTGATTCTCAGCTGAAGGCAGGCGTTTCTGCTCCAAAAATGTATAAAGCTCTGGATAGACTCCTGAATGAATGGACTAACTATGGTTTGAAGCATGTTGAATCAAGCCCTAATGATTTTGTCATTTCTGGTAAGCTGACCAGTGACAACATCTTATCTTTAAGATCCACTGGATTCAAGATTACTGTTCTGCCTGGTGAAGGAAATGGATCAATAATACAGTTCACCAAGAAATCAGGATCTACAAAGACTTTTAATAGACTAGTAAAGGAGATCGAAAAAATTTTAGAGAAGGAAAAGGTGCTAGTATTCTCTTTCTGATTTAATTTTGTCGGCCTTTAAAATGCACAAGTATATATAGACTCATAAATGTTGTattattgaattatttagttgtttttgttgttcACTTTTTCAAATGGCCCTCAGAATCAAATATCCAAGCTTTCTGCTTCGCCTGTTCGAGTTGAACGCCCAAATCATCTGCAAGTTGCCAAATGATACCGGAGTTCTTTAGATAGACTCTGCCTATCAATAAGATATCTACTGTATTAGATTCTAATAGACTGTTAGCGGTTGTACCATCTTGCAGCCCACCCGTAGATGCCACCAGTATCTTACTATGAGCAGCTTCCTTGATTCTTTTCGCGATTTCTCTCGGAGGTAAAAAGTTTGGATGGTCCCAGCCATATTCTTTAGAGTTCAAGCCTCCACTACAGACATCAATAACATCTACCCCATGCTGTACTAAAAAT
This window encodes:
- a CDS encoding uncharacterized protein (similar to uniprot|Q12263 Saccharomyces cerevisiae YDR507C), translated to MNGNGITTLKGDTIGPWKLGSTLGVGSTGKVVMAYNETKGQQAAVKIISKSIFNAQGSTMIGGNDPDVLPYGIEREIIIMKLLNHPNVLRLYDVWETSKDLYMVLEYVEKGELFNLLVERGPLPENEAVRFFRQIIIGISYCHALGIVHRDLKPENLLLDHKFNVKLADFGMAALESKDKLLETSCGSPHYAAPEIVSGLPYHGFESDVWSCGVILYALLTGRLPFDEEDGNIRNLLLKVQSGKFEMPGDDEISSEAQDLIARILTVDPEQRIKTREILKHPLLRKYPSIKDSKSIRNLPREDTYLNPLSLEGGNQCVDETILQNLVVLWHGRNKEDIITKLMEPGANLEKTFYALLHRFKHDNYQDQLKQQELQKKQSVSSNSLMYVGSLPSPNKSDSPVTTPKKKRTSIIVASSSHKRPVSMQKLSSQHSSPVKNGSIGKRLSKTFPSNKRISQLVSNSSSPTPAAHKRVSRINDSAAPPVPKEMLRDYKRQSKRQSKRFSLLPNMKRGSITTKLIATYAKLSEDSEWEYIEKETKRTSQDFATLMDQIFEHEKYEQIRKEKEELERKVNEAREKEEAERKERERIEREEQERLEREERKRAERQKELQDQMEDEIAKLKAEYEAVQGSSDERNTANGRSVSAPIETDRTANKRDSTFGIKNDINELINTRNFSLQTRPVSRLDPGIIAAESRLSANLEDDQASKEKTILETIRRSKFLGSQFNLNVELEKAQKDLVSKERQEQLRKYSEQTAKYEVQKLPKNAKAVATLRDDEVEPRKLSEVKVPQFTRRSKHFSSSNKRFSVLSLYSTKTSFTNLVDHLKNDNYLEPLPGQPEYSSSKVAQEPEFMFETVEELDENSKLFEVPETEEGKLASAARKESTDARKQSTNDKDINLPSLPPLQVSHDVADENGALGLGIYQPNDQTQKPHKTMLIDESIDENISSTSDVSRTEVVKKPPLNDVVRKNNNERKPLEEITPKVENKRKISFFRKFSQGSEKKLGPESFDSQLKAGVSAPKMYKALDRLLNEWTNYGLKHVESSPNDFVISGKLTSDNILSLRSTGFKITVLPGEGNGSIIQFTKKSGSTKTFNRLVKEIEKILEKEKVLVFSF
- the SMT3 gene encoding SUMO family protein SMT3 (highly similar to uniprot|Q12306 Saccharomyces cerevisiae YDR510W) produces the protein MSEEQEQKVDVKPETHINLKVSDGSSEIFFKIKKTTPLKRLMEAFAKRQGKEIESLRFLYDGVRVLPDQTPEDLDMEDNDIIEAHREQIGGSL